A portion of the Perognathus longimembris pacificus isolate PPM17 chromosome 20, ASM2315922v1, whole genome shotgun sequence genome contains these proteins:
- the Eif3k gene encoding eukaryotic translation initiation factor 3 subunit K, whose amino-acid sequence MAMFEQMRANVGKLLKGIDRYNPENLATLERYVETQAKENAYDLEANLAVLKLYQFNPAFFQTTVTAQILLKALTNLPHTDFTLCKCMIDQAHQEERPIRQILYLGDLLETCHFQAFWQALDENMDLLEGITGFEDSVRKFICHVVGITYQHIDRWLLAEMLGDLTDNQLKVWMSKYGWSADDSGQIFICSQEESIKPKNIVEKIDFDSVSSIMASSQ is encoded by the exons ATGGCGATGTTTGAGCAGATGAGAGCGAACGTGGGCAAGTTGCTCAAGGGTATCGACAG GTACAATCCTGAGAATCTGGCCACCTTGGAGCGCTATGTGGAGACACAGGCCAAGGAGAATGCTTATGATCTGGAAGCCAACCTGGCTGTCCTGAAGTT GTACCAGTTCAACCCAGCCTTCTTTCAGACCACAGTCACTGCCCAGATCCTGCTGAAGGCCCTCACCAACCTGCCCCACACCGACTTCACCTTGTGCAAGTGCATGATCGACCAGGCGCAC CAAGAGGAACGGCCTATCCGCCAGATTTTGTACCTTGGGGACCTGCTGGAGACCTGCCACTTCCAGGCCTTCTGG CAAGCCCTGGATGAGAACATGGACCTTCTGGAAGGCATCACTGGCTTTGAAGACTCGGTCCGGAAGT TTATCTGCCACGTAGTGGGCATCACATACCAGCACATTGACCGCTGGCTGCTGGCCGAGATGCTTGGGGACCTGACAG ACAACCAGCTGAAGGTGTGGATGAGCAAGTACGGCTGGAGCGCTGACGACTCGGGGCAGATCTTCATCTGTAGCCAGGAGGAGAGCATCAAGCCCAAGAACATCGTGGAGAAGATCGACTTCGACA GTGTGTCCAGCATCATGGCCTCATCCCAGTAA